The sequence ACCTATAGATCTCCCTTTTATCTATTTAATGGTCATTTACAGACGATCATCCCGGCTGTTATGCGAAAAGTGAATGGTATATCTTACTACCGAGAGCGTATAACTACTCCTGACGAAGATTTTCTGGATTTGGATTGGGCATTTGCAGAAAATAAAAGAAAAACAAAGCCCTCCCAATTAGCTATTATTAGTCATGGACTAGAAGGGGATAGTCAACGTCCTTATGTAACAGGGATGGTCCGTATGTTAACATCAGAAGGCTATGATGTGCTTGCATGGAACTATCGAAGTTGTAGTGGTGAAATAAATCGTCAGAGAAGATTCTACCATATTGGAGCTACCGATGATTTACACACGGTAGTTGAGTATGTAACTCAAATGAAACCAGAATATACAGAAATCGTTCTGTTAGGATTTAGTGCTGGGGGTAACATTACCCTAAAGTATCTGGGTGAACAGGGTGCTTTGCTAGCACCATTTATTAAAAAGTCGGTAGTTTTTTCAGTTCCTTTAGATGTGAAAACCAGTAGTGCTAAGATTTCGAAGCCTCAAAATTTTATTTATGAACAACGTTTTTTGCGCAGTCTTCGGAAAAAAATTCTCAAAAAAGCTGAGATTATGCCACAGGCGATTGATATAATGCCACTTCAGACTATTCGTAAGCTTAAGGAATTTGATGATGTATATACAGCTCCTCTACATGGATTTAAAGATGCAATTGATTATTACACTCAGAACAGTTCCAAGTTTTTTTTACAGGGTATTAAGGTTCCTACATTGATTGTCAATGCCATTAATGACCCCTTTTTATCGCCTGAATGCTTTGATCAGTCTCTGGTGACGAATCTTCCTAATGTATGGTTACAGATTACTCAGGCAGGTGGACATTGTGGGTTTATGTATCAGTCATTACAGAACACTTTTTGGTCTGAGACAAGAGCTTTGTCTTTTTTAAAGGAGTCTCACTTATAGAATCTAGAACCTATCTTATCTTTCTATAGATTGCTCTCTGTTTCGTTGAAATTGTTCCATATAATCCGGCGCAAGTGTACCAAATAATGAATCCCAAAACGTAGTGTAGAAACCAAAGTTGTATTGTTCATTTTGATGATGCTGATAATGAAAAGTAGCAGTAGCTATTTGTTTGGCTATTGGAATTCTAAGCCAATTGGCTGGAAATAATTCAACATTCATATGTCCTAGCATTCCAAAAATGACATTTAATGTCAGATACAGAATCACAGCATATAAATTGGCTGGAAACACTAATAATAAAATAACCCATAAACTTCCAAATGAAAACGTTTCAAAGGGATGCAACACAAAAAGATCAATAGGTTGAGGATTTGTGTACATATGATGTAGTTTATGCACTATTGAATAAAGGAAGGTTCGGTGAACAATATAATGCAGAAAGAACATAACTGCATCCATAGTTAGAATGAGTATAAGTGAATCTACAACAATGCGATAAGAGATACTTTCATCAAATTGTATGTATCCACGCTTCCAACATTCATAGCCTGCATAAGTAATAAGAGAATTGATAATAACGGAAGTTGAAGCCATTACAACTTCTTTCATAGTTAATGGATCAACTAATTTTGAGAGTTGTTTTGTCGAGAGCCCATATGCTAACCAGTTGCTGATAAGCAATGTCAATACAACAATAGTTACATTCTCAAACAAAAATAATCCAAAAGCTTCCC is a genomic window of Xanthocytophaga agilis containing:
- a CDS encoding YheT family hydrolase, encoding MPYLQETTYRSPFYLFNGHLQTIIPAVMRKVNGISYYRERITTPDEDFLDLDWAFAENKRKTKPSQLAIISHGLEGDSQRPYVTGMVRMLTSEGYDVLAWNYRSCSGEINRQRRFYHIGATDDLHTVVEYVTQMKPEYTEIVLLGFSAGGNITLKYLGEQGALLAPFIKKSVVFSVPLDVKTSSAKISKPQNFIYEQRFLRSLRKKILKKAEIMPQAIDIMPLQTIRKLKEFDDVYTAPLHGFKDAIDYYTQNSSKFFLQGIKVPTLIVNAINDPFLSPECFDQSLVTNLPNVWLQITQAGGHCGFMYQSLQNTFWSETRALSFLKESHL
- a CDS encoding sterol desaturase family protein; amino-acid sequence: MLHFLESITRWEAFGLFLFENVTIVVLTLLISNWLAYGLSTKQLSKLVDPLTMKEVVMASTSVIINSLITYAGYECWKRGYIQFDESISYRIVVDSLILILTMDAVMFFLHYIVHRTFLYSIVHKLHHMYTNPQPIDLFVLHPFETFSFGSLWVILLLVFPANLYAVILYLTLNVIFGMLGHMNVELFPANWLRIPIAKQIATATFHYQHHQNEQYNFGFYTTFWDSLFGTLAPDYMEQFQRNREQSIER